One segment of Helicobacter anatolicus DNA contains the following:
- a CDS encoding YkgJ family cysteine cluster protein, whose translation MSDFKYSFDNSACASCGGKCCTGESGYIFCSIAELQKICEFLKISFNEFTQKYVKKVGYNFSLIEKRYLDGYACIFFDTETKKCGIYDVRPNQCKTFPFWDIYKNEENFQELLQQCIGIKVDKKYS comes from the coding sequence GTGAGTGATTTTAAATATTCATTTGATAATAGTGCTTGTGCATCTTGTGGGGGGAAGTGTTGCACAGGTGAAAGTGGTTATATCTTTTGCTCTATTGCAGAGTTGCAGAAAATTTGTGAATTTTTAAAAATTTCATTTAATGAATTTACACAAAAATATGTTAAAAAGGTAGGTTATAATTTTTCTTTAATTGAAAAGAGATATCTTGATGGTTATGCCTGTATTTTTTTTGACACTGAGACTAAAAAGTGTGGTATTTATGATGTAAGACCCAATCAGTGCAAAACCTTTCCTTTTTGGGATATCTATAAAAATGAAGAGAATTTTCAAGAATTACTACAACAATGCATAGGGATAAAAGTTGATAAAAAATATTCTTAG
- a CDS encoding HP0268 family nuclease: MELKLAKIDHNVESNTITLEEIIKAAQSEKFFYFAQENKEKDLQKVMQNFIDKNRFAKLSKVSYGLDEKDFVYELHII, encoded by the coding sequence ATGGAGTTAAAGTTAGCAAAAATTGATCATAATGTAGAATCAAATACGATTACTTTGGAAGAGATTATAAAAGCAGCACAAAGTGAAAAATTTTTTTATTTTGCGCAAGAAAACAAGGAAAAAGATTTGCAAAAAGTGATGCAGAACTTTATTGATAAAAATCGTTTTGCAAAACTTAGCAAGGTGTCTTATGGGTTGGATGAAAAAGATTTCGTTTATGAGTTACACATTATTTGA
- a CDS encoding lysophospholipid acyltransferase family protein, with product MEKAKQLKRNILLFFLPRLVWVLLWILYLTCRNRFYISKKLEETNCIATFWHGEFLMLPFAYLKLRKKPKIFVISSKHFDGELMVRLYSYFGFKTIRGSTNYDGVNRGGVKVLKESFKYLRNGWDTGITPDGPKGPYHSIADGVVAMGQKTQTPLSVFRVRPHKCWRLNTWDRFEIPKPFSKIDYYLMDPFVLKKEWSVDDAKIKIYEKMQAL from the coding sequence TTGGAAAAAGCAAAGCAGTTAAAGCGTAATATTCTTTTATTTTTTTTACCAAGACTGGTATGGGTATTGTTGTGGATACTTTATTTAACATGTCGGAATAGGTTTTATATTTCTAAAAAACTTGAAGAGACAAACTGTATTGCAACATTTTGGCATGGAGAATTTTTAATGCTTCCTTTTGCATATTTAAAATTAAGAAAAAAACCAAAAATTTTTGTAATTTCAAGCAAACATTTTGATGGGGAGTTGATGGTGCGTCTTTATAGTTATTTTGGTTTTAAAACAATCCGTGGTTCCACAAATTATGATGGAGTAAATCGTGGAGGAGTAAAAGTTTTAAAAGAATCTTTTAAATATTTAAGAAATGGATGGGATACAGGAATTACTCCAGATGGACCTAAGGGACCTTATCACAGCATTGCAGATGGTGTTGTTGCGATGGGACAAAAAACTCAAACTCCTTTAAGTGTTTTTAGGGTACGACCACATAAGTGTTGGAGATTGAATACTTGGGATAGATTTGAGATTCCAAAGCCTTTTAGCAAAATTGATTATTATCTAATGGATCCTTTTGTTTTAAAAAAGGAATGGAGTGTTGATGACGCGAAAATAAAAATTTATGAAAAAATGCAGGCTTTATGA
- a CDS encoding tetratricopeptide repeat protein yields MIKNILRIFLIIIPLFAQINEDLQIFLGADALSNAEFKKARGIYADLYEKTKNIYYARELAIIDAGSGDLGSALQFALLYQNTTKDTKDLPTSKIIADSYIKKGEIQKAIILLESIIQQEESPMLDNILGTLYLNQKQLHKALVLLEKYYEFSNDEEALKKILAIHFTRNENHRVVERLQKFFENNWCSDEFCSKSIEIFKQFDKNDIANKIFKKHYEENPNIKNAKYYLQVLMNQEKFDKAEEIVRLYPFDDVLLLDLFVAQNKFKEASEQARKIYEQKNEAKFLAWSAIYYYQHHANINKEDLQKVINDLNQAIEYRKVQREVNKENANNEDAYFYNFLGYMLVEYNLDIMRGIELIKNALEIAPNAIAYIDSLAWGYYKLGDCSQAQNTFSNIPREQVGQDKELKKHFELIKKCYR; encoded by the coding sequence TTGATAAAAAATATTCTTAGGATTTTTTTAATTATTATTCCATTGTTTGCACAAATTAATGAGGACTTGCAGATTTTTCTTGGTGCTGATGCATTGAGTAATGCGGAATTTAAGAAAGCAAGAGGGATTTATGCCGATCTTTACGAAAAAACTAAAAATATCTATTATGCAAGAGAATTGGCGATTATTGATGCAGGTAGTGGTGATCTAGGTAGCGCATTACAATTTGCTTTGTTATATCAAAATACCACAAAAGATACGAAAGATTTGCCTACAAGTAAAATTATCGCGGATAGCTATATTAAAAAGGGCGAAATACAAAAAGCCATAATACTTTTAGAATCTATTATACAGCAAGAAGAAAGTCCTATGCTTGATAATATTTTGGGTACATTATATCTTAACCAAAAACAACTACATAAAGCATTGGTATTATTGGAAAAATATTATGAATTTTCTAATGATGAAGAAGCGTTAAAAAAGATTCTTGCTATTCATTTTACGCGTAATGAAAACCATAGAGTAGTTGAGAGGTTACAAAAATTTTTTGAAAACAATTGGTGTAGTGATGAATTTTGTAGCAAGAGTATAGAAATTTTTAAGCAATTTGATAAAAATGATATTGCAAATAAGATTTTTAAAAAACATTATGAAGAAAATCCAAATATTAAAAATGCCAAATATTATTTGCAAGTATTAATGAATCAGGAGAAGTTTGATAAAGCAGAAGAGATTGTAAGGCTTTATCCTTTTGATGATGTATTATTACTAGATTTGTTTGTAGCACAAAATAAATTTAAAGAAGCTTCAGAGCAGGCTAGAAAAATTTATGAGCAAAAAAATGAAGCAAAATTTTTGGCTTGGAGTGCGATTTATTATTATCAACATCATGCAAATATTAATAAAGAAGATTTGCAAAAAGTAATTAATGATCTCAATCAAGCGATTGAATATCGCAAAGTACAACGTGAAGTTAATAAGGAAAATGCAAATAATGAGGATGCATATTTTTATAATTTTCTAGGATATATGTTAGTGGAATATAATTTAGATATTATGCGAGGTATAGAATTGATTAAAAATGCTTTAGAAATTGCTCCTAATGCAATTGCTTATATTGATTCATTAGCGTGGGGTTATTATAAATTAGGGGATTGTTCACAAGCTCAAAATACTTTTTCTAATATTCCTAGAGAGCAAGTCGGGCAAGATAAAGAACTTAAAAAACATTTTGAATTAATTAAGAAGTGCTATCGTTAG
- the glmU gene encoding bifunctional UDP-N-acetylglucosamine diphosphorylase/glucosamine-1-phosphate N-acetyltransferase GlmU: MRTSIVIMAAGKGTRMHSALPKVLHKICGKPMLFYIIREALKVSDDVHVVLSHQAAMIEERLKQDFDNLHFHLQDLQNFAGTGGALMQQGSKKLLDTKYNRILILNGDMPLIYVDILENLLRVNAPMVLGILELQDPSGYGRILMDGDCVKGIVEEKDCTQVEKKIKKVNAGIYVVDKKLLQEFIPALENQNAQQEYYLTDIVQKGVQKGVEIKVFMGDVESFMGVNSKLDLCNAQEIMLQRLRKKAMLNGVIMHLPHTIYLEEDVEFVGECELQEGVRIIGKSVIEESVIKSHSVIEESIIKNSDIGPLAHIRPKSVIRDSHIGNFVEVKAGDLEGVKAGHLSYLGDCEIKKGSNIGAGVITCNYDGKNKHKTWIGENVFVGSDSQIIAPVKIDSEVLIGAGSTVNKDCNIGDLVLSRVEQKNIAKGYYKVFKDK; encoded by the coding sequence ATGCGAACTTCAATTGTGATTATGGCTGCAGGAAAAGGTACAAGAATGCATTCTGCTTTGCCAAAAGTTTTACATAAAATTTGTGGAAAGCCTATGCTTTTTTATATTATTAGAGAAGCATTGAAGGTTAGTGATGATGTGCATGTTGTATTGTCGCATCAAGCTGCAATGATTGAGGAAAGATTGAAACAAGATTTTGATAATTTACATTTTCACTTGCAGGATTTACAGAATTTTGCGGGCACTGGTGGAGCTTTAATGCAACAAGGAAGTAAGAAGCTTTTGGATACAAAATATAATCGTATTTTAATTTTAAATGGGGATATGCCTTTAATTTATGTAGATATTTTGGAAAATCTTTTGAGAGTAAATGCGCCGATGGTCTTAGGAATATTAGAATTGCAAGATCCTAGCGGATATGGTAGGATTTTAATGGATGGGGATTGTGTGAAGGGGATTGTTGAAGAAAAAGATTGTACGCAGGTCGAAAAAAAAATCAAAAAAGTTAATGCAGGAATTTATGTGGTAGATAAAAAATTACTACAAGAATTTATTCCAGCTTTGGAAAATCAAAATGCGCAACAAGAATACTATCTTACTGATATTGTACAAAAAGGTGTGCAAAAAGGTGTAGAGATTAAGGTTTTTATGGGTGATGTAGAGAGTTTTATGGGGGTAAATTCTAAGCTAGATCTTTGTAATGCACAAGAAATTATGTTGCAAAGATTAAGGAAAAAGGCAATGTTAAATGGTGTAATTATGCATTTGCCTCATACAATTTACTTGGAAGAGGATGTAGAATTTGTTGGGGAGTGTGAATTGCAAGAGGGAGTGAGGATTATTGGTAAAAGTGTAATTGAAGAAAGTGTGATTAAATCTCATAGTGTAATTGAAGAAAGTATAATTAAAAATAGTGATATAGGGCCATTGGCACACATCCGCCCAAAAAGTGTAATTAGGGATAGCCATATTGGTAATTTTGTGGAGGTAAAGGCAGGGGATTTAGAAGGAGTAAAAGCAGGACATTTGAGTTATTTGGGAGATTGTGAAATTAAAAAGGGAAGTAATATTGGCGCAGGGGTGATTACTTGCAATTATGATGGAAAAAATAAGCATAAAACTTGGATTGGTGAAAATGTATTTGTGGGGAGTGATAGCCAAATTATTGCACCGGTGAAAATTGATTCTGAAGTATTAATTGGCGCGGGAAGCACGGTTAATAAGGATTGTAATATAGGGGACTTGGTATTAAGTAGAGTGGAACAAAAAAATATTGCAAAAGGGTATTATAAAGTTTTCAAGGACAAGTGA
- the miaB gene encoding tRNA (N6-isopentenyl adenosine(37)-C2)-methylthiotransferase MiaB — protein MKLYIETLGCAMNTRDSEHMISELQKKEGYELTNDAKDADLILINTCSVREKPERKLFSEIGQFAKIKKVGAKIGVCGCTASHMGEQIIKRAPSVDFVLGARNVSKITEVLHKPKAVEVSIDYDDSTYVFDVIKNTGIKALLNISIGCDKKCAYCIVPHTRGKEISIPLDLLLKEANKLVASGVKEIMLLGQNVNNYGSRFSIPHEKIDFAGLLRELEKIEGLHRIRFTSPHPLHMDDTFLEEFARNKKVCKSIHIPLQSGSTQILRAMRRGYTKEWYLNRIKKLRSLVPDVGISTDIIVGFPTESDADFQDTMDVLEAVRFDTMYSFVYSPRPYTESASWGREKEVDKEVASKRLAILQNRHKEILKEDAKKELGKTYTILVENNKQSPVEVFSEGRSDNGRLIKIQGEFLDIGSFAEVEIVATDGGSLIGKSKAVKA, from the coding sequence ATGAAGCTTTATATTGAAACTTTGGGTTGCGCGATGAATACGCGTGATAGTGAACATATGATTTCTGAATTGCAGAAAAAAGAGGGTTATGAATTAACAAATGATGCAAAAGATGCAGATTTAATTTTGATTAACACTTGCAGTGTAAGAGAAAAGCCTGAGAGAAAATTATTTTCTGAAATTGGACAATTTGCAAAGATTAAAAAAGTGGGTGCTAAAATTGGCGTATGTGGCTGTACAGCTAGTCATATGGGAGAGCAGATTATAAAAAGAGCCCCGAGTGTAGATTTTGTATTAGGGGCAAGAAATGTCTCAAAAATTACTGAAGTATTACATAAGCCTAAAGCTGTAGAAGTTAGTATTGATTATGATGATAGCACTTATGTATTTGATGTTATAAAAAATACTGGAATTAAAGCCTTATTAAATATTTCAATTGGTTGTGATAAAAAATGTGCTTATTGTATCGTGCCACACACTAGAGGCAAGGAAATTTCTATTCCTCTTGATTTGCTTTTAAAGGAAGCAAATAAGCTTGTTGCAAGTGGAGTTAAAGAGATTATGCTTTTAGGACAAAATGTCAATAATTATGGGTCACGATTTTCTATCCCTCATGAAAAAATTGATTTTGCTGGATTATTAAGAGAGTTAGAAAAAATTGAAGGCTTACATAGAATCCGTTTCACTTCACCTCATCCTTTACATATGGATGATACATTTTTAGAGGAGTTTGCACGCAACAAAAAAGTATGCAAATCAATCCATATTCCCTTACAGAGTGGGTCTACGCAAATTCTTCGTGCGATGCGTCGCGGATATACTAAGGAGTGGTATTTAAATCGTATTAAAAAATTAAGATCTTTAGTGCCTGATGTGGGGATTAGTACAGATATTATTGTGGGTTTTCCCACTGAGAGTGATGCAGATTTTCAGGATACTATGGATGTTCTTGAGGCGGTACGATTTGATACAATGTACAGTTTTGTATATTCCCCTCGTCCATATACAGAATCTGCAAGTTGGGGACGAGAAAAAGAAGTGGATAAAGAAGTAGCCTCAAAAAGATTGGCGATATTACAAAATCGCCATAAAGAAATTTTAAAAGAAGATGCAAAAAAAGAACTAGGAAAAACTTATACAATTTTAGTGGAAAATAATAAGCAATCTCCTGTAGAGGTGTTTTCTGAGGGGCGTAGTGATAATGGCAGATTAATAAAAATTCAAGGGGAATTTTTAGATATAGGAAGCTTTGCAGAAGTGGAAATTGTGGCGACAGATGGAGGCAGTCTGATTGGAAAAAGCAAAGCAGTTAAAGCGTAA
- a CDS encoding OprD family porin has protein sequence MKTSRMATALISLGLMGLEAGSLKDFVENATVDGFGRVKYTHTEGEDGYGRGYQILFKPEVTSGDVAGFSFTGGIFFSTGSAAPDGNATDDSIGGSRGFKFNNQLDWFSVSKMYVTKKFDKEKTTIKLGIMEINTPLNATSAYGDRGIGASLENKSIEGMKFYISLYDSWMTDNLMLQTTNSAIPDVSPSGATKSIYAFQGVGNNLLIAGWSGDFGSVGVKDLHGTFYYAYANKLFDAMIFGDLGYTFSFGDFKLDVMGQIGYTEMFKTPDFYSKSPILDGYFTTRIHGLGKNVEYAKNRGVYNLRLGFNYKDYSGDVGYLGSFGEGYGAMLDNKGAFKYGGVLWNAVLAGGMMGVGWTGTGGIKDTDLILAYTTHSYKINKFKIGLDFVYIGGHNRIGYMKKGSDKIAGTTADRGGIVVGKTNHTRDADMFEISPKIAYQFTKNFSVDFVVSQMLGDMQITRGVLTMLYNF, from the coding sequence ATGAAAACATCAAGAATGGCGACTGCTTTGATAAGTTTGGGGCTTATGGGATTAGAAGCGGGTAGCTTGAAAGATTTTGTTGAAAATGCAACAGTTGATGGATTTGGTAGAGTAAAATATACACATACAGAAGGTGAAGATGGATATGGTAGAGGATATCAAATTCTTTTTAAACCAGAGGTTACCTCGGGAGATGTAGCAGGTTTTAGCTTTACAGGAGGTATATTTTTCTCTACAGGCTCTGCAGCACCAGATGGAAATGCAACAGATGATTCTATTGGTGGAAGTAGAGGATTTAAATTTAATAATCAGCTTGATTGGTTTAGTGTTTCTAAAATGTATGTCACAAAAAAATTTGATAAAGAAAAAACAACAATTAAGTTAGGGATTATGGAAATTAATACCCCATTAAATGCAACTTCTGCATATGGTGATAGAGGGATTGGTGCATCTCTTGAAAATAAAAGTATCGAAGGAATGAAATTTTATATTTCCTTGTATGATTCTTGGATGACAGATAATTTGATGTTGCAGACAACAAACTCTGCAATCCCTGATGTATCGCCAAGTGGTGCTACAAAGAGTATTTATGCATTTCAAGGTGTGGGAAATAATCTTTTGATTGCTGGTTGGAGTGGAGATTTTGGTTCTGTAGGTGTAAAAGATTTGCATGGAACATTTTATTATGCCTATGCAAACAAGCTTTTTGATGCAATGATTTTTGGTGATTTGGGGTATACATTTTCATTCGGTGATTTTAAACTTGATGTAATGGGGCAAATAGGGTATACAGAAATGTTTAAAACCCCTGATTTTTATAGTAAAAGCCCAATACTTGATGGGTATTTCACTACTCGTATTCATGGGCTTGGAAAAAATGTAGAATATGCTAAAAATAGAGGTGTGTATAATCTAAGACTCGGATTCAATTATAAAGATTATAGTGGTGATGTGGGGTATTTAGGAAGCTTTGGAGAGGGATATGGTGCGATGCTTGATAATAAAGGGGCTTTCAAGTATGGTGGTGTATTGTGGAATGCTGTACTTGCTGGAGGTATGATGGGTGTAGGTTGGACAGGCACAGGTGGAATTAAAGATACGGATTTGATACTTGCGTATACAACGCATAGTTATAAAATTAATAAGTTTAAAATCGGGCTTGATTTTGTATATATTGGTGGGCATAATAGAATAGGATATATGAAAAAAGGGAGTGATAAAATTGCCGGTACTACTGCAGACAGAGGGGGAATTGTAGTTGGTAAAACAAATCATACTAGAGATGCTGATATGTTTGAAATTTCTCCAAAGATTGCTTACCAATTTACTAAAAACTTTAGCGTAGATTTTGTGGTTTCACAGATGCTTGGTGATATGCAAATTACAAGAGGAGTGCTAACTATGTTGTATAATTTCTAA